Proteins encoded in a region of the Anopheles aquasalis chromosome 2, idAnoAquaMG_Q_19, whole genome shotgun sequence genome:
- the LOC126571431 gene encoding sodium-dependent phosphate transporter 2, translating to MDPFSPEILWLVILGFVIAFVLAFGIGANDVANSFGTSVGSGVLTIRQACWLATVCEVSGAVLIGYKVSDTMRKGILEVEMYKGSEIELMLGCLSALGSSALWLLVATFLKMPISGTHSIVGSTIGFSLVARGTQGLKWNTLLTIIGSWFISPVLSGLVSVLLFWAIRKFILNAKNPLRAGLFALPLFYGTTLAVNVFSIVHDGPKLLYMDGIPLWVALTISITLGVVVAAIVQMFIVPWQRRKILEGGAAGHGKTEFMLGDSDGDSSSNGSPRRPKRPLSLVAGDGKAALPAITETTELVSLSSQQPGSQNGLKKKLPGDLSPSVGGGGPYSFHPDIVKKASLLSAQDKTSLDNTDLTVTSLNFIDEYQSFNGNGRFHLGTYFDRRNSTTVSPKSPDSAQLSNGALKEQQPAMIALQNGITTTASPKGDSALPVTDYTLLPQNVLLCAGDNDIKKDLSKIEAAAGLEHTLSATISPNSSKVPLLVKEGSEEDGRARKTTEEPNDVSALFSFLQVLTATFGSFAHGGNDVSNAIGPLIALFMIYREGSVLQKSETPLYILLYGGLGISVGLWLWGRRVIETIGNDLTKITPSTGFTIEIGAALTVLIASKIGLPISTTHCKVGSVVFVGQANSRPAEKAASPHHAVTAQQKAVDWGLFRNIVYAWVVTVPVAALLSAGFMAALCAIVLP from the exons ATGGATCCGTTTTCACCAGAGATACTGTGGCTGGTGATCCTTGGCTTTGTGATAGCGTTTGTGCTAGCGTTCGGTATCGGTGCGAACGATGTCGCCAACTCGTTCGGCACCAGCGTTGGTTCCGGTGTGCTCACAATACGCCAagcctgctggctggcgacgGTATGCGAGGTATCCGGAGCAGTTCTGATAG GCTATAAAGTGTCCGATACGATGCGGAAAGGAATCCTCGAGGTGGAAATGTACAAAGGCAGCGAGATAGAGCTGATGCTTGGTTGCCTGTCGGCACTCGGTAGCTCGGCcctgtggctgctggtggctacCTTCCTGAAGATGCCCATCTCCGGCACGCACAGTATTGTCGGTTCCACGATTGGCTTCAGCCTGGTGGCCCGCGGTACGCAGGGCCTCAAGTGGAACACGCTGCTCACCATCATTGGCTCGTGGTTCATCTCGCCCGTCCTCAGTGGGCTGGTGAgtgtgctgctgttctggGCCATCCGGAAGTTCATCCTGAACGCGAAGAACCCGCTGCGCGCCGGACTCTTCGCTCTGCCCCTGTTCTACGGCACGACCTTGGCTGTGAATGTATTTAGTATCGTGCACGATGGACCGAAAT TGTTGTATATGGATGGCATCCCGCTGTGGGTGGCGCTCACTATCAGCATAACGCTGGGCGTAGTCGTCGCTGCGATCGTGCAGATGTTTATAGTGCCGTGGCAAAGACGCAAGATTCTCGAAGGTGGGGCCGCTGGCCACGGGAAGACGGAGTTCATGCTTGGCGACTCGGACGGTGATTCCTCGTCGAACGGCAGCCCGCGCCGTCCGAAGCGTCCCCTATCGCTGGTGGCCGGAGACGGCAAGGCCGCGCTGCCTGCCATCACCGAAACGACGGAACTGGTGTCACTCTCGTCTCAGCAACCGGGATCTCAGAACGGACTCAAGAAGAAACTTCCGGGCGACCTGTCCCCgagcgtcggtggcggtggaccgTACTCTTTCCATCCTGACATCGTGAAGAAGGCAAGCCTGCTGAGTGCCCAGGACAAAACGAGTCTCGACAACACCGATCTGACCGTGACGAGTTTGAACTTTATCGACGAGTATCAGTCATTCAATGGCAATGGTCGCTTCCATCTGGGCACGTACTTTGATCGGCGTAACAGCACGACCGTCTCACCCAAATCCCCCGACTCGGCGCAGCTTAGCAATGGTGCTCTGAA ggagcagcagccggccaTGATCGCGCTACAGAATGGCATCACAACGACAGCTAGCCCAAAGGGTGACAGTGCGCTTCCAGTCACCGACTATACGCTCCTGCCCCAGAACGTGTTGCTGTGTGCCGGCGATAATGACATCAAGAAAGATCTGTCGAAAATTGAGGCTGCGGCCGGGCTGGAACATACGCTCAGTGCGACGATATCGCCCAACTCGAGCAAAGTGCCACTGCTAGTGAAGGAAGGCTCGGAGGAGGATGGAAGGGCGCGGAAAACCACCGAAGAGCCGAATGATGTGTCGGCACTATTCTCCTTCCTACAGGTGCTAACCGCTACGTTCGGAAGTTTCGCACACGGTGGAAATGATGTTAG TAATGCCATCGGTCCACTGATAGCCCTGTTCATGATCTATCGCGAGGGTTCGGTGCTACAAAAGTCGGAAACACCGCTCTATATTCTGTTGTACGGAGGGCTTGGCATTTCCGTAGGCCTCTGGTTGTGGGGCCGCCGGGTGATCGAAACGATCGGCAATGATCTcaccaaaataactccctcgAC TGGTTTTACGATTGAAATCGGTGCTGCGCTAACCGTGCTGATCGCCTCCAAGATCGGCCTGCCCATCTCGACCACTCACTGTAAGGTGGGctcggtggtgtttgtgggTCAGGCAAACTCCCGTCCAGCTGAAAAAGCTGCTTCCCCACACCATGCGGTCACGGCACAACAGAAGGCTGTCGACTGGGGACTGTTCCGTAATATAGTGTATGCCTGGGTAGTTACTGTTCCCGTGGCGGCATTGTTGAGTGCCGGCTTCATGGCGGCTTTGTGTGCGATAGTGTTACCGTAA